In Drechmeria coniospora strain ARSEF 6962 chromosome 03, whole genome shotgun sequence, the DNA window ttatcgaaagggcagtaaataaccccttccctagttaggtagtataggatttagagctaggcctactattagtctaagatAAGAACGGTACCTTATAagaggaatactaagttaaatgCATCCTTacaataaggggggcctaaggccAAGGGGGATAATgcaatacccttataaaatagctaggttataaataactaacctaggaACTAATAGAGGCTTTAGTATAAACGGAAGCCCTAGAGGaatttatataataatagggAGATTCCTATACAAACAGTAGAGCGTAGGTAAGCCGTAAAACAAAATATAAAATTTTAactatactaaaggaaaaaattAGCCCTAGAGCGCCCCCGATAAGGGCCcgacctaatactactactacggaTATACGCTAGccgtactacttagacttatCGGTCTTTGTATCCTCCTTACTTTTATTCTCCTTAGTATCCTCCTTAgggagggtcttaaaactatCCGTTATAGTACTTAGGCGGGGGCAGGATATTATtaaggggggcgggggcgggggtaTAAAACGGAGGCGCTAGGCGacttaggtaatataagGGGCGGAGGCAACGGGGCGGCGTAATAGAGTTATATTACCTATGCGGGACGGGtgcaacctactactattacgGGTAATATAGGGAGTAGAGGGGGCGGGACGGTACAATAAGGGGGAACTATCTGCATAAGACTTACGTAACTTGTAGATATTATAGCGCATCTCGGCTAAGGTAGCTATTAACTTAGTACTAATGCTCTCCTGCgcttactaatagtaggtaagaCTGTATACGTTACTCTAGATACCCGTTAGGGCCCGGGCTATGCCCTAAGCGAATACGCTAAGCTGCGCGCTCGGTACGCTACCGGAACGGCTACTAGCCCGAGTCGGGGTTAAGGCGTTAGCGGTAAGGATGAGGGCGCAGTTTGGGTTATTATCGTTAGCAGCAGTAGGGGGGAAGATAATACCCGGTATAAGGGCAAGGGTATAGGCAGGGCGTATAGGGGCGGGCTCTATCTCGGCTAGGGCTAGGGTATAAGCCTAAACCCGGCCCAGGGCTAGAAATTCGGGCAAGAGGACGGCGCAAGCGCCCGGTATAGTTCTAACCTTAGGGCGGGCCTCGACTAGGATATAGACGTTGCGCTAGGCATAAGTACAAAGGTCGCATAGGGCGCAATATAGCTAAGGGTGCGCAGCAAacaaatacagtacctaaaTGCATTTAGTATATGCACGCATATACGTACGGCAACTAGCACTACGGCCTAGTACGCAGTCGTTACAGCCGCTAGTAACGAGGTAATTAACGCAAAGGAGGTATATCCCGTATACCTCCTCCGGAGGTACAAACTCCTTATCGGAGGAATTACCCTCTACTAAGTATTCGCCTAAAGTACAGTAACGGTCCGACTTATTGGTATAATAGCCGTAACGCAAGCCCGAACCGCAtccgggggggggagggggagtacttacagcagtagatataatagtagtaatagcaGTAACGgaaaggtaaataagtcctcCATAAGGGAGGAGCAATAGCAGTAAGAGTaggattaatagttcctattattactagctagTTAGCTAACGGCCCGAAGGATATACGGAACGGCCCTAACGAGGAAgcagtaacctaccttacgAGGGAGGAATAATAGCAATaaaggagtaagtacaataggAGGCAGTAAAGGAGTTAATAATAAATCGTACGGTAAGAAGCTAAAAAACAAGTAGGTacaatagttaaaggaaagaggaacaataaagtataataggaagGGAACGGAAAGGGTAATATAAAGGGAGTAgtaagggggaaaagcaAGGTAACGCTAGGCGCCTTAGGTACCCGAGGAACACCCGAGGAGGGGACAAAGCAGGGTAGAGTTAGTTACCTTAGGCACCCAGTAAATACCTAGGGAGGGGCTAAGGTAGGGTAGAGTTAGTCGCTCCGGGCAACCAGTAAGCTCCTAATAGGGGACAATACAGGAAGGAGGCTACGCGCACTTAGTACCTAACGAATacccgaaaaaaaaaaaatattTTAGGGGGAGCTATAGATTAGGAGGCCAGCCTAGGGAAGGGTAGGTTAGCTATGGCTAtagctagactttactttaaaCGGGTAAAGCGAGAcggtatattatagtattaggcttagcccgatataggagaacggagggaactaaaggacctactaggaggaacgcatacaactaaaagccctagttgctaagtagttttcctatcctttaagtcttttaataaacattattaagagtcctagagcagtcgcctagcaaCTCCGTAACATCTAGAGATATTAAAAGCAGGGGATATCTATATATAGGGGGGAGGTATTTTTCTATGCACATTAAATACTGCCAGAGCAAAATATTGCAATAACAGAACTTTGTTTTTAACATACCCCAAAAACATAAGTTAATAATAACGCGTTTTTCAAGGATTAAAAAGCCCTTTCTTTCAtaatataagtattatttaAGTGTCGATGCAGGTTATAAATAACATATCTTCTTTCATATTCTAATTGTCTTACTATTAaacttatattaattacGGTTATATACTCTTATTATATACTGCAATCGGATTAGTGGACTAGGTAATAAGACAAGTTTGAATGCTATTTGTTATAGTTTTGGGTTTTGCCCAAGTACAATGGTTAAGAAGAGCAGCAACGGCCCTTATAAGCGTGGCTAATTGACAAAGCTAATACTTTATCAATACGTACCCATTTGCTGGATGCAATAAGGGGGCGCCGCATGgcgcaacggctagtagcaTAGCCACTGCTTATGCCCTACTGGGGTCAGTCCGTTACAATTGACAAAGCTTACCCAAGGTCACGAGTTCGAACCATATATGAGGCAGCGCAGCAAAAAGAGCATAAGGCGTAGTGCCAAGACTATAGGTGTAGGACTCGGGCTTATAGGCGTAAAGTAGAACGCCTAGGGGGATACGGCTTATAAGGAAGGGCTCCGAAAGGAGGGAGCTATGTTATAGTCTTGGGCTTTGCCCAAGTACAGCGGTTAAGAAGCGCAGCAACGGCCAGTACAGTGGTTAAGAAGAGCAACAACAGCCCTTATAAGCGTAGCTAATTAACAAAGCATCGGGTTTCTTTGTCAATACGTACCCTTTTGCTGGATGCAATAAGGGCCTCCTCCTTTTGCTGGATGTAATAAGGGGGCGCCGCATAGCGCAACGGCTGGTAGCATAGCCACTGCTTATGCCCTACTGGGGTCAGTCCGTAACATTATTAAAATTATTTTAATGCGGGCACAGGCGGATCAGGCTGGATAATAGATACTAACTAAGTATTATCCACTGCTAATTAAGGCTCAGTTAGTATTTTAAGTAGACGGGCGAGTAATTCGCAACGTCTAATCAATATACATACCTTTGTATTCCCTATTCTTTTCCTTATATCTCCATAGGGGTCCCTTGTAGGTCTTATAATTCCCAGAAGCTCCCTCCGCCTTAGAGGTATCTCTATAGTTTCCAATCGATTTTCCCTAGGATATATCCGTAGCTTCCCCTATGCTGTTTACTAGGGATCCCCTGGAGATCCCCTGAGGTTTCTTAGGGAAACTCTCAGTGCTCTGCGGGTCCTAGCGGGAGTATTTTGGATACTTTCGTAATACTCATTATCTGAGAGTCAAGGCACTAAGTACTTAGAATAAGATGAGGAATAACCCAGTGACTTGACATGTTCGGCGGGGACCCGAATACGAATCGCGTTCTGCAGAAATAGAATATGACATGTCTACTTTCCTACCATTATGATATAAGCTAGCTCTTTACAACGTCGTTTATTTTCAACAGACTTCACCTCCCTCTACTCAGAATAGCCCGAGGCCCAGGCGTGTGAGTAATGTTCCCAAATGGATGAGCTAGAAGTTACCCCGATCAAACTGTCGTGGAGCTGGAGGTGGCATCCCCATGTGAAAATTGCCTGCTCCGGGAGGTAGACCGCCCCGCCCAAGGCTACTTGTGCCACGCTGATGGTGGGTTGGATCCCGGCGCCGATGTGTATTATCGAAGCGAGCCCCGCCATAACTCCGACCTGCCCGACTAGACTGTCCCCGAATCACTTCGATATCACTCTTCGTCAAAATTGGAGCGGCTGGCTTCGCTCCCCGAAGCAGCATGGACTTGTGGGAATGTGTTGTGTGAGGAAAGTCATAATAGACACTAATCGTCAAAAGATTAACCGACGTGTCAAACGGCAATGTTCAGAGAATTGCAGCATAACACTTACCTGACGGAACGATCATAGTCCAAATCTGGCATTGCGTGGCTGTCCAGGGGGTAATGCAATGTTCCATGAGGGACATATTCACTCAACTTCTCCACCTTCCCAGACAGCCCGTCGCTGATCTTGGGGTCCAGCTTGAATCTTGACGCGCCTTGACGTTTTGAGTAAAACTTAGTTAAGATTTCGTCATAGAGACCCTCATGGTTGTCAGAAAAGATGAGGACATCTCGCCCAACACCGTTTCGCGCGGCGTCTTCTGGACTTAGCAGCGGATATTTTTGCTGGACGGCAGCGAGCAACCGGGGCATGTCTATAAATGGCAATAGGGCCACACCTTGCCAAGCCATCTTCTTTCCGTTCAGGTCAATTTCGAATTCCTCCGGGTAGAAATCAATGATTGTGCTGTCCTCGTTTGTCATAAGGTCATGGAAGACATCAGGAAGCGCATGACGGGATGCAGCGGGCAAGACGCTCATCAGCTGCTCAAACGGTTTTGAAACGTACCCCTTGCTGAACGTCACGTCCATTGTCGCGAGATCTTGAAAATCTGCGGCAAACGGTGCGTAGTGGTAGGGGTAGTACCAGTCCCAGGATGGACATCCCTGGAAGTAGTACATCAAGACCCATGCCAGTCCTTCGGCATACGCGCGTGCGACATTACGCCGAAAGCCGGTATCGCTTGGGTCTGCGTGGAATTTCTGTTGGTAATAACGATCTGCGTAGCCATCTTCCCACAGCCGAACCGTATCAACGGGACCTTCTGCTGTCGTTGCAGCATGAGACGCCGTCGTGGACGCGACCCCGGAAGCCCGAGCCGCATCTTCCAAATCGGACGCCTTGCGTTTCAACGGTGGAGATTGCGAACTGACCGTGTCCGAACCTTCGGCTTCAGTAGCCGACGTCCCGCCGCGCAACTTGTCCTTGAGGACGCTTGCTGCGCTTTTGTTGGCAATGTTTGTGTCCTGAATTCCGCCTCGGTTAACTACCATCTCATAGGTAATGGCTGAAGGCGTCTCCTTCGGAAACTGAGCAATCGGATGCAGATGTAGGCCATGCGCTGGGTTATGATGTCCGTCCTTTCGCGGTGCAGCTCCCGATTCTGCGTGTCTTGCTCTGTCATTGCCCCCGCCAGCTTGCAACTTCCGTCGTTTAGCGTTGGCCTCGCGGCGATCCTCCTGTTCTTTCCTGCGTTTGAATATCGCATCTTCTTTCTTCCCAAGGCCATCTAATATGCACTGCGCTCTGTTCCAATTGATATGCCCGTCCTTCGTGACGTATCCACCCATGGATGGGAGATTGTCACGCCATATCGTCATTAATGTTTCTATGCCGTGCTCACGGATTTCGAGGGCAGGTAAGTGAGGAAGGAAATCATTTCCAACGAAGCAGCACATGAAGACCCAGTCATCAATGGCACGCTCCAGATCAAAGCGGAATGGCAAGCCAGGAACTGCCAACTCGGCGGCCAGATACTCCCGGAGCACTGAAACGTGAAGCCAAATGAAAGGCTTGAGCGGCGATGAATCGGTTTCTTTCTCGTCAAATTCTCCAGTCTTCTCTTTGGCCTCACCACGGCAGTTTCGCGCCTCATGACCCTTCTGTCCGCAAAGCCGGCAAGTTCTTGCCTTGCTGTCTTGAAAAAAGACGTCTTCACGCAATACTCTGAAGAAAGGTTCATGAGTCGCAAGACCGAGCATTATAAGATCCGCATCTAGCCCGTAGATCACATGGCTCGTGTTCGGGTCGTGTTCGGTGGAGGCACGTTGTGATCGAATATAAGACATGATCTTGTGTTCACCTTCGCCGGGAACGGTTGCATCGGATATGATAACTTTAAGCTTGCCCCAAGCCGGATCAGTATTAAGTTTGTACTGGCACCAATACCTCAAGCTAGATGCCAGTATATCCATAAATGGTGTACCTGGCGTGATCGAGTTTGTGTCAAACGCTTTTTTAGAGACCACTCCGGCATGCTCAGGTGGCAAGATGCCTCCATTTTGTTGCTTGACAAGTTTCAGGAGCTCTTGCTTATCCAGTTCTTTCTCTTTGGCTTCTTGGGCCGACCGAAACCGCCTCGATCGTTGCTGGTTCATTTTGGCACGTGGCGCAACACCATCTGTTCGACAAGATTTTAGCAGGATGGTAATGCCAGGAGGGGGAGATGACTATGGGAGAGGAATGGAGCCTACCGACGGCGATCATGAGCAGTTTACGGGGGCGCACCATGTTTACAACGCGGTCTGTGTATTTAAACACCTCGAGCATCATTTCTTCCTCATCCTTTGGCGCAGGTCTGTCCTCTGGGTGGGAGCAGGGATGAACAATGCCGTTCATGTCGAGATAGAGATTGTCAAACTCCTCCCCGTTGGGATTCCGTTTCGAAGCATCAACAGGGATAGTGGTTCCGTCATCCATGGTGATCGGTCTCTCCTCAATCACTGGGGATATGATTTTGGGGTATTTGCTGGAGAGCCAGCGGAAGGCGGCCGGAATACCCATAGTGCTGCGTTGTTCTGGCAACTAATGACAGGTGATGTGCGCAGTCGTTGTGATGTTTAGAAGAGAAACGCACTGACTAGGACTGGTTTTGGAGATTTTCGTTTCTTGCCAGACCTGTTCAGAGGTCaacgagtaagtacatgttcagGGATGCTAGTTACTTAGTTCTCCAATGCTAggcaactactccgtaatcaGGCAACTAATTATTATACGTTgttctgtacggagtacggagtactccatacttacatgtacatgtactccgtagtaacTTGTACTTAAAAGTATGTATCTGTGACGAAAAATTCACCAGCCAATAGTACTGTATattatgtactccgtactaattCCGAGTTTCTTGCAGAAAACTAATAAAATAATCGAGCAtacaagtagtactcctTTTTTAAAAAAGAATAAAAGAGTATATAAATATTATCTTAACTCTAGTGTAATATTTAAGTATTTCATTTTATTTCCAGTAGAAGTAAAAGTAAAAATATAAATATTTGTAATATACTTAAACA includes these proteins:
- a CDS encoding 5'->3' exoribonculease Dhp1, with amino-acid sequence MGIPAAFRWLSSKYPKIISPVIEERPITMDDGTTIPVDASKRNPNGEEFDNLYLDMNGIVHPCSHPEDRPAPKDEEEMMLEVFKYTDRVVNMVRPRKLLMIAVDGVAPRAKMNQQRSRRFRSAQEAKEKELDKQELLKLVKQQNGGILPPEHAGVVSKKAFDTNSITPGTPFMDILASSLRYWCQYKLNTDPAWGKLKVIISDATVPGEGEHKIMSYIRSQRASTEHDPNTSHVIYGLDADLIMLGLATHEPFFRVLREDVFFQDSKARTCRLCGQKGHEARNCRGEAKEKTGEFDEKETDSSPLKPFIWLHVSVLREYLAAELAVPGLPFRFDLERAIDDWVFMCCFVGNDFLPHLPALEIREHGIETLMTIWRDNLPSMGGYVTKDGHINWNRAQCILDGLGKKEDAIFKRRKEQEDRREANAKRRKLQAGGGNDRARHAESGAAPRKDGHHNPAHGLHLHPIAQFPKETPSAITYEMVVNRGGIQDTNIANKSAASVLKDKLRGGTSATEAEGSDTVSSQSPPLKRKASDLEDAARASGVASTTASHAATTAEGPVDTVRLWEDGYADRYYQQKFHADPSDTGFRRNVARAYAEGLAWVLMYYFQGCPSWDWYYPYHYAPFAADFQDLATMDVTFSKGYVSKPFEQLMSVLPAASRHALPDVFHDLMTNEDSTIIDFYPEEFEIDLNGKKMAWQGVALLPFIDMPRLLAAVQQKYPLLSPEDAARNGVGRDVLIFSDNHEGLYDEILTKFYSKRQGASRFKLDPKISDGLSGKVEKLSEYVPHGTLHYPLDSHAMPDLDYDRSVSLVGQVGVMAGLASIIHIGAGIQPTISVAQVALGGAVYLPEQAIFTWGCHLQLHDSLIGVTSSSSIWEHYSHAWASGYSE